A genomic region of Neisseria cinerea contains the following coding sequences:
- the petA gene encoding ubiquinol-cytochrome c reductase iron-sulfur subunit, with product MDNQEINNGRRRFLTLATCGAGGVAALGVATPFVASFFPSEKAKAAGAAVEVDVSKIEAGQMLTAEWQGKPIWVVNRTDQQLKDLKSLNGEVADPNSDVEQQPEYAKNETRSIKPNILVAIGICTHLGCSPTYRPDIAPADLGAGWKGGFFCPCHGSKFDIAGRVYKGVPAPTNLVVPPYKYLSDTTILVGED from the coding sequence ATGGATAATCAAGAAATCAATAACGGCCGCCGCCGTTTCCTGACACTTGCGACCTGCGGCGCAGGCGGAGTGGCAGCATTGGGTGTGGCAACGCCGTTTGTGGCCAGTTTTTTTCCTTCGGAAAAAGCTAAGGCTGCCGGTGCTGCCGTCGAAGTGGATGTCAGCAAAATCGAAGCGGGTCAGATGTTGACTGCTGAGTGGCAAGGCAAACCGATTTGGGTGGTCAACCGTACGGATCAACAGCTTAAAGACCTGAAAAGCCTGAACGGCGAAGTGGCCGATCCCAATTCCGATGTGGAACAACAGCCGGAATACGCTAAAAACGAGACACGTTCGATTAAACCGAACATTCTCGTTGCCATCGGTATCTGCACTCACTTGGGCTGTTCTCCGACCTACCGTCCCGACATTGCACCTGCCGATTTGGGTGCTGGCTGGAAGGGCGGCTTTTTCTGCCCCTGCCACGGTTCGAAATTCGACATTGCAGGCAGGGTGTATAAAGGTGTTCCTGCGCCGACCAACTTGGTCGTACCACCTTACAAATATCTGAGTGATACTACCATCTTGGTGGGTGAAGACTGA
- a CDS encoding Nif3-like dinuclear metal center hexameric protein, producing MVLRRDFLTWCNETLQTALFKDYAPNGLQIEGKEYIGKIATSVTASKAAIDFAADQKADLLLVHHGMFWKNELPTITGWKKERIAALLDNDINMAAYHLPLDVHPELGNNAQLAEKLGFTVERRFGEQNLLNSGSLKQVKTLGALAVHIEAVLQRKPVVIGDLSREIRKVAWCSGGAQGFFQTAIDEGVDLYLTGEISEAQYHLANEMGTAFISAGHHATERYGVQALAAAAAGIFGLGVCHFDEGNPA from the coding sequence ATGGTATTGCGCAGGGATTTTCTGACTTGGTGTAATGAAACATTGCAGACAGCATTGTTTAAAGATTATGCCCCCAACGGTTTGCAGATTGAAGGGAAAGAGTATATCGGTAAGATTGCCACATCGGTAACTGCAAGTAAAGCGGCAATTGATTTTGCCGCGGATCAGAAGGCAGATTTGCTTCTGGTTCATCACGGCATGTTTTGGAAAAACGAGTTGCCGACCATTACCGGTTGGAAAAAAGAACGGATTGCCGCGTTATTGGATAATGATATCAATATGGCGGCTTACCATTTACCGCTGGATGTGCATCCTGAATTAGGAAATAACGCCCAACTCGCTGAAAAACTAGGTTTTACAGTTGAAAGGCGTTTTGGCGAACAAAACCTGCTTAACTCAGGAAGCCTGAAACAAGTCAAGACACTTGGTGCATTGGCTGTCCATATTGAAGCGGTTTTGCAGAGGAAGCCGGTCGTTATCGGCGATTTGAGCCGTGAAATCAGAAAGGTTGCATGGTGCAGCGGGGGGGCGCAGGGGTTTTTTCAGACGGCAATAGACGAAGGTGTCGATTTATATTTGACGGGGGAAATCTCTGAAGCCCAATACCACCTTGCCAATGAAATGGGTACGGCTTTTATTTCTGCAGGGCATCATGCGACGGAACGTTACGGCGTACAGGCATTGGCGGCGGCGGCGGCAGGAATATTCGGATTGGGAGTGTGTCATTTTGATGAAGGCAATCCGGCTTGA
- a CDS encoding LysR family transcriptional regulator: MDSIIELRHLKTLLALEETGSVSLAAKRVFLTQSALSHQIRMLENHYGAPLFERKSTPLRFTPVGERLLRLAHDLLPQVTDAERDLARIIEGEAGELRIAVECHTCFDWLMPAMGEFRPIWPQIELDIVSGFQADPIGLLLQHRADLAIVSEAEKQNGISFQPLFAYEMVGICAPDHPLAAKNVWTAEDFIGETLITYPVPDEMLDLPKKILIPKNINPPRRHSELTIAIIQLVASRRGIAALPYWTVMPYLEKGYVVHRQITDNGLQSKLYAAIRTEDTDKSYLNNFCQIIRERGFADLPGLSELEPV, from the coding sequence ATGGATTCCATCATCGAACTGCGCCACCTCAAGACCCTGCTGGCACTTGAAGAAACCGGCAGCGTCTCCCTTGCCGCCAAACGGGTTTTCCTTACCCAATCTGCACTTTCCCACCAAATCCGTATGCTTGAAAACCACTACGGCGCACCGTTGTTCGAACGAAAATCCACACCTTTGCGCTTTACCCCGGTTGGAGAAAGGCTGTTACGCCTCGCTCACGACCTGTTGCCTCAAGTTACCGATGCAGAACGTGATTTGGCGCGCATTATAGAAGGAGAGGCAGGAGAATTGCGGATTGCCGTCGAATGCCATACCTGTTTCGACTGGCTCATGCCCGCAATGGGTGAATTCCGCCCGATATGGCCCCAAATCGAATTGGATATCGTATCGGGATTCCAAGCGGACCCTATCGGACTGCTGCTGCAACACCGCGCCGATCTTGCCATTGTTTCCGAAGCGGAAAAACAAAACGGTATTTCTTTCCAACCACTGTTTGCCTACGAAATGGTCGGCATTTGCGCACCGGACCATCCGCTTGCCGCCAAAAACGTTTGGACGGCGGAAGACTTTATCGGGGAAACCCTGATTACCTATCCCGTTCCCGATGAAATGCTGGATTTACCCAAAAAAATCTTAATTCCGAAAAACATCAACCCGCCCCGCCGACACAGCGAACTGACCATTGCCATTATCCAATTGGTTGCCAGCCGAAGGGGAATCGCCGCCCTTCCCTACTGGACCGTTATGCCTTATCTTGAAAAAGGCTATGTCGTTCACCGGCAGATTACCGACAACGGACTGCAAAGCAAACTGTATGCCGCCATCCGCACTGAAGACACAGATAAAAGTTATCTGAACAACTTTTGCCAAATCATACGTGAACGCGGCTTCGCGGACTTGCCCGGATTAAGTGAGTTGGAACCGGTCTGA
- the rpsI gene encoding 30S ribosomal protein S9, with protein MNGKYYYGTGRRKSSVARVFLTKGTGQIIVNGRPVDEFFARETSRMVVRQPLVLTENTESFDIKVNVVGGGETGQSGAIRHGITRALIDFDAALKPALSQAGFVTRDAREVERKKPGLRKARRAKQFSKR; from the coding sequence ATGAACGGTAAATACTACTACGGCACAGGCCGCCGCAAAAGTTCAGTGGCTCGTGTATTCCTGACTAAAGGTACAGGTCAAATCATCGTAAACGGCCGCCCCGTTGACGAATTCTTCGCACGCGAAACCAGCCGAATGGTTGTTCGCCAACCCTTGGTTCTGACTGAAAACACAGAATCGTTCGATATCAAAGTCAATGTTGTCGGTGGTGGTGAAACCGGTCAATCCGGCGCTATCCGTCACGGCATTACCCGTGCCCTGATTGACTTCGATGCCGCGTTGAAACCCGCCTTGTCTCAAGCTGGTTTTGTTACCCGCGATGCCCGCGAAGTTGAACGTAAAAAACCGGGTCTGCGCAAAGCACGCCGTGCAAAACAATTCTCCAAACGTTAA
- the rplM gene encoding 50S ribosomal protein L13 yields MKTFSAKPHEVKREWFVIDAQDKVLGRVAAEVASRLRGKHKPEYTPHVDTGDYIIVINADKLRVTGAKFEDKKYFRHSGFPGGIYERTFREMQEQFPGRALEQAVKGMLPKGPLGYAMIKKLKVYAGAEHAHAAQQPKVLELK; encoded by the coding sequence ATGAAAACCTTTTCAGCGAAACCCCACGAGGTGAAGCGCGAATGGTTCGTCATCGATGCTCAAGACAAAGTCTTGGGTCGCGTTGCAGCCGAAGTCGCCAGCCGTTTGCGTGGCAAACACAAACCTGAATACACCCCCCACGTTGACACCGGCGATTACATTATCGTCATCAATGCGGACAAACTGCGTGTAACCGGTGCCAAATTCGAAGATAAAAAATACTTCCGTCACTCCGGTTTCCCAGGCGGTATCTACGAACGCACTTTCCGCGAAATGCAAGAGCAATTCCCAGGTCGCGCTTTGGAACAAGCCGTAAAAGGCATGTTGCCTAAAGGTCCACTGGGTTACGCTATGATTAAAAAACTGAAAGTGTACGCTGGTGCAGAACATGCCCATGCCGCACAACAACCCAAAGTTTTGGAATTGAAATAA
- a CDS encoding cell division protein ZapA produces the protein MNTEQVHIEVMHAQLTVNTPAEEKDTLLQAVEMLNRKAEAIREGGRVADSEKIVIMAALNVVHDLLKISLNGDLAIGDFERKITDMSNACQKALTRLGQE, from the coding sequence ATGAATACCGAACAAGTCCACATCGAAGTCATGCACGCCCAATTGACCGTCAACACGCCGGCAGAAGAAAAAGACACACTTTTGCAGGCAGTCGAAATGCTCAACAGAAAAGCCGAGGCAATCCGAGAAGGCGGACGAGTTGCCGACAGCGAGAAAATCGTCATCATGGCGGCACTCAATGTCGTCCATGACCTGTTGAAAATTTCCCTTAACGGCGATTTGGCAATCGGTGATTTTGAGCGTAAAATAACCGATATGAGCAATGCCTGCCAAAAAGCACTAACCCGCTTGGGGCAGGAGTAA
- a CDS encoding NAD(P)H-dependent glycerol-3-phosphate dehydrogenase: protein MKITVIGAGSWGTALALHFSQHGNRVSLWTRNADQVRQMKEERENKHGLPGFPFPETLEVCTDLAEALQDSGLVLIVTSVAGLRSSAELLKQYNAGHLPILAACKGFEQDTGLLTFQVLKEVLPDNKKIGVLSGPSFAQELAKQLPCAVVLASENQEWVEELVPQLNTSVMRLYGSTDVIGVAVGGAVKNVMAIATGLSDGLEYGLNARAALVTRGLAEITRLASAMGAQPKTMMGLAGIGDLILTCTGALSRNRRVGLGLAEGKELHQVLVEIGHVSEGVSTIEEVFNTACKYQIDMPITQTLLQLIRKEMTPQQVVERLMERSARFE, encoded by the coding sequence ATGAAAATTACCGTTATCGGCGCAGGTTCGTGGGGTACGGCGCTTGCCCTACATTTTTCCCAACACGGCAACCGCGTATCCCTATGGACGCGCAACGCAGATCAAGTCCGCCAAATGAAGGAAGAACGTGAAAACAAGCACGGGCTGCCCGGTTTCCCCTTTCCTGAAACGCTGGAAGTGTGTACGGATTTGGCAGAGGCGTTGCAAGACAGCGGGCTGGTGTTGATTGTTACTTCTGTCGCAGGTTTGAGAAGCAGCGCGGAACTGTTGAAGCAATACAATGCAGGACATCTTCCGATTCTAGCCGCCTGCAAAGGATTTGAGCAGGATACCGGGCTGCTGACCTTCCAAGTATTGAAAGAAGTATTGCCCGATAATAAGAAAATCGGCGTACTCTCCGGTCCGAGTTTTGCACAGGAACTGGCCAAACAACTGCCCTGTGCCGTCGTTCTCGCTTCCGAAAACCAAGAATGGGTCGAGGAACTTGTCCCCCAACTCAACACTTCGGTCATGCGGCTTTACGGTAGTACCGACGTTATCGGCGTGGCGGTTGGCGGCGCGGTAAAAAATGTTATGGCGATTGCCACCGGATTATCCGACGGTCTAGAGTATGGGCTTAACGCCCGTGCCGCGCTGGTTACACGCGGACTGGCCGAAATCACCCGCCTTGCCTCCGCAATGGGCGCACAGCCCAAAACCATGATGGGGCTGGCCGGTATCGGCGATCTCATCTTGACCTGTACCGGCGCACTCTCACGCAACCGTCGCGTCGGTTTGGGTTTGGCAGAAGGTAAGGAACTGCATCAGGTGCTTGTCGAAATCGGGCACGTTTCAGAAGGGGTCAGCACGATAGAAGAAGTCTTCAATACTGCCTGTAAGTACCAAATTGACATGCCGATTACCCAAACCTTGCTGCAACTCATCCGTAAGGAAATGACCCCGCAACAGGTTGTCGAAAGACTGATGGAACGCAGCGCACGTTTCGAATAA
- the ppc gene encoding phosphoenolpyruvate carboxylase yields MQLHILNNPKDAALAADAEFLKQSLFNLLHEEASPLVVETVKLLSTSDDSAALIEKVLPQLDEQQTHDLTLACGLFAQILNIAEDVHHERRRQVYEDAGSSGAEGSLAETVRKLRAGKINGKTVQQQLDNTAVTAVLTAHPTEVQRQTVLSFNRRIRALLPRRERCANADALTALRREIDTILLGLWQTSETRHHKLSVNDEINNGVSIFPMSFFEALPKLYRNMERDFQTAYPDVDVPDILKIGGWIGGDRDGNPFVSAETLRFAFRRHADAVFRFYRSELDKLYRELPLSIRRVKVNGDVMALSDESPDEEIARTEEPYRRAIAYIMARALGKARALGLGMGCKFGFLEPYASAQEFLDDLKKLQRSLIDNGSRLLAEGRLADLIRSVSVFGFHMMPLDLRQHAGKHADVVAELFQHAGLEDYNSLNEEQKQAALLRELSHQRPLYSPFITYSDHTRHELAIFNEARKIKDEFGEDAVTQSIISNCEQPSDLLALALLLKESGLLVVENGKPQSRINIVPLFETIEALENACPVMETMFRLDWYDALLESRGNIQEIMLGYSDSNKDGGYVTSSWCLYQAELGLVELFKKYDVRMRLFHGRGGSVGRGGGPSYQAILAQPAGSVAGQIRITEQGEVITAKYADPGNAVRNLETLVAATLEASLLPDQKDPEPALMQALSDVSFKYYRELITHPDFIDYFLQTSPIQEIATLNLGSRPASRKTLARIQDLRAIPWVFSWMQNRLMLPAWYGFGSAVETLCEGKPETLAALREHAQSNPFFQAMLSNMEQVMAKTDITLAENYAGLSESPEKAAVIFGMIKEEYQRSRKALLDLLQTEELLRNNRSLARSLALRIPYLNALNGLQVAMLKRLRKEPDNPHALLMVHLTINGVAQGLRNTG; encoded by the coding sequence ATGCAACTGCATATCCTGAATAATCCGAAGGATGCGGCATTAGCGGCAGACGCGGAATTTTTAAAACAGTCGTTGTTCAACCTTCTTCACGAGGAAGCCTCGCCGTTGGTGGTGGAAACGGTCAAGCTGCTGTCCACTTCGGACGATAGCGCGGCACTGATTGAGAAGGTTTTGCCGCAACTGGACGAACAGCAAACCCACGACCTGACGCTTGCCTGCGGACTGTTCGCACAAATTTTGAACATTGCCGAAGACGTGCATCACGAACGCCGCCGTCAGGTTTATGAAGATGCGGGCAGCAGCGGTGCGGAAGGCAGCCTGGCGGAAACGGTACGCAAGCTCAGAGCCGGAAAAATCAACGGCAAAACGGTGCAACAGCAGCTGGACAATACGGCCGTTACCGCCGTCTTGACCGCGCATCCGACCGAAGTGCAACGTCAAACCGTTTTGAGCTTCAACCGCCGTATCCGCGCCCTGTTGCCCCGTCGGGAACGCTGCGCCAACGCCGATGCGCTGACCGCGCTGCGCCGTGAAATCGACACTATCCTGCTGGGCTTATGGCAGACCAGCGAAACGCGCCACCACAAACTCAGCGTCAACGACGAAATCAACAACGGCGTGTCCATCTTCCCGATGAGCTTTTTCGAAGCCCTGCCCAAACTCTACCGCAATATGGAACGCGACTTTCAGACGGCATATCCCGATGTGGACGTTCCCGACATCCTGAAAATCGGCGGCTGGATCGGCGGCGACCGCGACGGCAATCCGTTCGTTTCTGCCGAAACCCTGCGCTTTGCCTTCCGCCGCCATGCCGATGCCGTGTTCCGTTTTTACCGCAGCGAACTCGACAAACTTTACCGCGAGTTGCCGCTCTCCATCCGCCGCGTCAAAGTCAACGGCGATGTGATGGCGTTATCCGACGAATCTCCCGATGAAGAAATCGCCCGTACCGAAGAACCCTACCGCCGCGCCATCGCCTACATCATGGCGCGCGCCTTGGGCAAAGCACGCGCGCTTGGTTTGGGCATGGGCTGCAAATTCGGCTTTCTCGAGCCTTATGCTTCGGCCCAAGAATTTCTCGATGATTTGAAAAAATTGCAACGTTCCCTTATCGACAACGGCAGCCGCCTGCTTGCCGAAGGTCGTTTGGCAGACCTCATCCGTTCCGTGTCCGTGTTCGGCTTCCACATGATGCCGCTCGACCTGCGCCAACATGCAGGCAAACACGCCGATGTGGTTGCCGAGCTTTTCCAACACGCAGGCTTGGAAGACTACAACAGCCTGAACGAAGAGCAAAAACAAGCCGCCCTGTTGCGCGAATTGAGCCATCAACGCCCGCTGTACAGCCCGTTCATCACATACAGCGACCATACCCGCCACGAACTGGCGATTTTCAACGAAGCGCGCAAAATCAAAGACGAATTCGGCGAAGATGCCGTTACGCAAAGCATTATTTCCAACTGCGAACAACCCAGCGACCTGCTCGCCTTGGCATTGCTGCTGAAAGAAAGCGGCCTGCTGGTGGTAGAAAACGGCAAACCGCAAAGCCGCATCAATATCGTGCCTCTGTTTGAAACCATCGAAGCGCTTGAAAACGCCTGCCCGGTGATGGAAACCATGTTCCGCCTCGACTGGTATGATGCCTTGCTCGAAAGCCGCGGCAATATCCAAGAAATCATGCTGGGCTACTCCGACTCCAACAAGGACGGCGGCTACGTTACCAGCTCATGGTGTCTGTATCAGGCAGAGTTGGGCTTGGTCGAACTCTTCAAAAAATACGATGTCCGCATGCGCCTGTTCCACGGACGCGGCGGCAGCGTCGGACGCGGCGGCGGCCCGTCTTACCAAGCCATTCTCGCCCAACCGGCAGGCAGCGTGGCCGGACAAATCCGCATCACTGAGCAAGGCGAAGTCATCACCGCCAAATACGCCGACCCCGGCAACGCCGTGCGCAACCTCGAAACCCTTGTTGCCGCAACACTTGAAGCCAGCCTACTGCCCGATCAAAAAGACCCCGAACCTGCGCTCATGCAGGCATTGTCGGACGTATCGTTCAAATACTACCGCGAACTGATTACCCACCCTGACTTCATCGACTACTTCCTGCAAACCAGCCCGATTCAGGAAATTGCCACCCTCAACCTAGGCAGCCGTCCCGCCAGCCGTAAAACCTTGGCGCGGATTCAGGACTTGCGCGCAATTCCGTGGGTATTCTCATGGATGCAAAACCGCCTCATGCTGCCGGCTTGGTACGGTTTCGGCAGCGCAGTAGAAACCTTGTGCGAAGGCAAACCCGAAACCCTCGCCGCCCTGCGCGAACACGCCCAAAGCAACCCGTTCTTTCAAGCTATGCTCTCCAATATGGAACAAGTGATGGCGAAAACCGACATCACCTTGGCGGAAAACTACGCCGGCTTGAGCGAATCGCCGGAAAAAGCCGCCGTCATCTTCGGCATGATTAAGGAAGAATACCAACGCAGCCGTAAAGCTCTGCTCGACCTGCTGCAAACCGAAGAGCTCCTGCGCAATAACCGCAGCCTTGCCCGTTCGCTCGCCTTGAGGATTCCATATTTGAACGCCCTCAACGGCCTGCAGGTCGCCATGCTCAAACGCCTGCGCAAAGAGCCCGACAATCCGCACGCGCTGCTGATGGTTCACCTGACCATCAACGGCGTAGCGCAAGGTTTGCGCAATACCGGTTGA
- a CDS encoding HesA/MoeB/ThiF family protein — MNTTRHDPDDEFLLRYSRHILLDEIGIEGQQKLSDAHIFVVGCGGLGAAALPYLAASGVGTLTIADFDMVELHNLQRQVAFDEGDVGKPKTEALADRLCHINHTVDVRTVNEKLDGSRLTDLAQTADIVLDCCDNYATRQAVNRACVQAKTPLVSGAAVRFEGQLAVYRPDLPNSPCYACLFDGGSASDGICSLFGVFSPLVGIIGCTQAEEALKILLDAGEPSQGRLAVYRALEGGWRYFDLPRNPECPVCGSTR; from the coding sequence ATGAATACCACCCGACACGACCCCGACGACGAATTCCTGCTGCGGTACAGCCGGCACATCCTTCTGGACGAAATCGGCATCGAAGGGCAGCAAAAGCTCTCCGACGCGCATATTTTTGTCGTCGGATGCGGCGGTTTGGGTGCCGCCGCACTGCCCTACCTTGCCGCTTCGGGTGTCGGTACGCTGACCATAGCCGATTTCGACATGGTCGAACTGCACAACCTGCAACGTCAGGTTGCATTTGACGAGGGCGACGTCGGCAAACCCAAAACCGAAGCCTTGGCAGACCGTCTGTGCCATATCAACCATACCGTCGATGTCCGCACCGTCAACGAAAAACTCGACGGCAGCCGCCTAACCGATTTGGCTCAAACTGCCGACATCGTTTTAGACTGCTGCGACAACTATGCCACACGGCAGGCGGTCAACCGTGCCTGCGTGCAGGCGAAAACACCCCTGGTTTCAGGAGCGGCGGTACGCTTTGAAGGGCAACTTGCCGTGTACCGTCCCGACTTACCCAACTCGCCGTGTTATGCCTGCCTGTTCGACGGCGGATCGGCTTCAGACGGCATCTGTTCCCTTTTCGGCGTATTCTCGCCGCTGGTCGGCATCATCGGCTGCACGCAGGCGGAGGAGGCACTGAAAATCCTGCTGGATGCAGGCGAACCGTCACAAGGCAGGCTGGCGGTTTACCGTGCCTTGGAAGGAGGGTGGCGGTATTTCGACCTGCCGCGCAACCCCGAATGCCCGGTTTGCGGCTCGACGCGATAA
- a CDS encoding SlyX family protein — MDGLEGLECRIVELEIQSALQEDVITGLNAMVAELRQTLDLQQAQLRLLYGKLQDKNSDAQEPYSLRDEIPPHY, encoded by the coding sequence ATGGATGGGCTTGAAGGGCTGGAGTGCCGTATTGTCGAACTGGAAATCCAATCTGCGCTTCAGGAGGACGTGATTACCGGCCTGAACGCGATGGTGGCGGAATTACGGCAGACGTTGGATTTGCAGCAGGCTCAGTTGAGGCTTTTGTACGGCAAGCTGCAAGACAAAAATTCCGACGCGCAAGAGCCGTATTCCCTGCGCGATGAGATTCCCCCGCATTATTGA
- a CDS encoding Na+/H+ antiporter family protein, whose translation MNAVVIAVIVMLVLSLSRVHVVLSLTVGAFVGGVVAGMPLQNITDAAGQVSQAGIIPVFNKGLEGGAKIALSYAMLGAFAMAITHSGLPQQLAGAIIRKLNRSSMPDSVRSGEGAVKWMLLSIILVMGIMSQNVVPIHIAFIPMIVPPLLLVFNRLKVDRRLVACVITFGLVTTYMFLPYGFGAIFLNEILLGNIHSAAPELDVKNINVMAAMAIPALGMVTGLLLSFVHYRKPRLYQSNDTDAAGNADAANQPQASSYRSLVAAIAIAVCFAIQLMYEDSLVLGAMLGFAVFMMLGVINRNKASDVFGEGIKMMAMVGFIMIAAQGFAAVMSATGHIQPLVESSMAMFGGNKGMAALAMLLVGLLVTMGIGSSFSTLPIIAAIYVPLCISLGFSPLATVSIVGTAGALGDAGSPASDSTLGPTMGLNVDGQHDHIRDSVIPTFLHYNIPLLIAGWIAAMVL comes from the coding sequence ATGAATGCAGTCGTAATCGCCGTAATCGTCATGTTGGTGCTGTCGCTGTCGCGCGTGCATGTGGTATTGAGTTTGACGGTCGGTGCATTTGTCGGCGGCGTGGTGGCAGGTATGCCGCTGCAAAATATAACCGATGCGGCCGGACAGGTTAGTCAGGCGGGGATTATCCCCGTATTTAACAAAGGCTTGGAAGGCGGCGCGAAAATTGCGCTCTCTTATGCCATGCTCGGCGCGTTTGCCATGGCAATCACCCATTCGGGACTGCCTCAACAGCTTGCGGGTGCGATTATCCGCAAATTGAACCGGAGCAGTATGCCCGACAGCGTGCGTTCGGGAGAAGGTGCGGTTAAATGGATGCTGCTTTCCATCATCTTGGTGATGGGCATCATGAGCCAGAACGTCGTGCCTATCCATATTGCCTTTATTCCGATGATTGTCCCCCCGCTGCTTTTGGTGTTCAACCGCCTGAAGGTCGACCGCCGACTGGTTGCATGCGTCATCACTTTCGGTCTGGTTACGACCTATATGTTTCTACCTTACGGCTTCGGTGCGATTTTCTTAAATGAAATTCTGTTGGGCAACATACATTCCGCCGCGCCGGAACTCGACGTTAAAAACATCAACGTTATGGCGGCAATGGCTATCCCTGCATTGGGTATGGTAACCGGACTCCTGCTGTCGTTTGTACATTACCGCAAGCCTCGCCTGTATCAAAGCAATGACACCGATGCGGCGGGCAATGCCGATGCGGCAAACCAACCTCAGGCGTCTTCATACCGCAGTCTGGTTGCGGCCATCGCCATTGCCGTATGTTTTGCCATCCAGCTGATGTACGAAGATTCGCTGGTGTTGGGGGCGATGCTCGGTTTCGCCGTATTTATGATGTTGGGCGTAATCAACCGCAACAAGGCCAGCGATGTCTTCGGGGAAGGCATCAAGATGATGGCCATGGTCGGTTTTATCATGATTGCGGCACAGGGTTTTGCCGCTGTTATGAGTGCGACCGGACACATCCAGCCGCTGGTCGAAAGCAGCATGGCGATGTTCGGCGGCAACAAAGGCATGGCGGCATTGGCCATGCTGCTGGTGGGGCTGTTGGTAACCATGGGTATCGGTTCGTCCTTTTCCACTTTGCCCATTATTGCCGCGATTTATGTACCGTTGTGTATCAGTCTGGGCTTTTCGCCGCTTGCCACAGTCTCTATTGTCGGTACGGCGGGTGCGTTGGGCGATGCCGGTTCGCCCGCGTCCGATTCGACGCTGGGCCCGACCATGGGCTTAAACGTTGACGGACAACACGACCATATCCGGGATTCCGTCATTCCGACCTTTCTCCACTACAACATCCCGCTGCTGATTGCCGGTTGGATTGCCGCGATGGTGCTGTAA
- the prmC gene encoding peptide chain release factor N(5)-glutamine methyltransferase, translated as MTPDQWLRLNPLPKNEARMLLQHAGGYSRIELVTRGGDEMPDSVRQHADMLVQRRLNGEPVAYILGVREFYGRRFTVNPSVLIPRPETEHLVDAAIGRLPECGSIWDLGTGSGAVALTVALERPDAFVRASDISLSALETARKNAADLGAAVEFAHGSWFDTDMPSERQWDVIVSNPPYIENGDIHLSQGDLRFEPKNALTDFSDGMSCIRALAEGAPKYLVDGGFLLLEHGFNQGGAVRGVLVAHGFTEVETLTDLAGLDRVTFGKYMKHLK; from the coding sequence ATGACTCCCGATCAATGGCTTCGCTTAAACCCTTTGCCCAAAAACGAAGCGCGGATGCTGTTGCAGCACGCCGGCGGATACAGCCGCATCGAGCTGGTTACCCGTGGTGGGGACGAAATGCCCGACAGCGTCCGTCAGCATGCGGATATGCTGGTGCAACGCCGTCTGAACGGCGAGCCGGTTGCCTATATTTTAGGTGTGCGCGAATTTTATGGCAGACGCTTTACGGTCAATCCGAGCGTGTTGATTCCGCGTCCCGAAACCGAACATCTGGTCGATGCGGCCATCGGACGTTTGCCGGAATGTGGCAGTATATGGGATTTGGGGACGGGCAGCGGCGCGGTTGCCCTTACCGTCGCACTCGAACGCCCGGATGCCTTCGTCCGCGCATCCGACATCAGTCTGAGCGCACTCGAAACCGCCAGGAAGAACGCGGCAGATTTGGGTGCGGCGGTCGAGTTTGCACACGGTTCCTGGTTCGACACCGATATGCCGTCTGAAAGGCAATGGGATGTCATCGTTTCCAACCCGCCTTATATTGAAAACGGCGACATTCATCTTTCTCAAGGGGATTTGCGGTTTGAGCCGAAAAACGCGCTGACCGATTTTTCAGACGGCATGAGCTGCATCAGGGCGTTGGCGGAGGGTGCGCCAAAGTATCTGGTAGACGGCGGGTTTCTGCTGTTGGAACACGGATTCAATCAGGGCGGTGCGGTGCGCGGCGTGTTGGTGGCACATGGGTTTACGGAAGTGGAAACCTTGACCGACCTGGCTGGGCTGGACAGGGTTACGTTTGGGAAATATATGAAGCATTTGAAATAA